A stretch of the Candidatus Baltobacteraceae bacterium genome encodes the following:
- a CDS encoding NADP-dependent oxidoreductase has translation MTVKSHATTVKSSTLPTTMKAAVLDKAGPPDAIRVTSVPVPKLARGHVILALDYASVGIWDAKQRSGAWGAIKPGTILGADGSGVVVAVASDVKHLRVGERVYSYSYGNPHGGFYAEYIGLPADRVARVPDQLDQKVAGAMPCVALTAHAGLHSLKMKRGETLLVFGATGGVGSLAVWLAAKTIGAIVSGTARPDAQDYLRALGGTPITQDATTVFDAMLATANGSDLPPLASRLRPNAPIAFPNGIEPAPKVGGHPSVPFDGDMSHEAFERLNRAIGTQTIPLKTEEFPLDRVVDAHRRIEQGHVEGKIVLRIRE, from the coding sequence ATGACTGTGAAGAGCCACGCGACGACCGTGAAGTCGTCTACTCTCCCGACGACGATGAAAGCCGCCGTCCTCGACAAAGCGGGTCCGCCCGACGCCATTCGCGTAACGTCCGTGCCCGTACCGAAGCTTGCCCGAGGCCATGTGATTCTGGCGCTCGATTATGCCAGCGTGGGCATTTGGGATGCGAAGCAGCGCTCCGGCGCGTGGGGCGCGATCAAGCCCGGCACCATTTTAGGTGCGGACGGAAGCGGCGTTGTGGTTGCGGTTGCTTCCGACGTGAAGCACCTGCGCGTCGGCGAGCGTGTGTATTCCTATAGCTACGGTAATCCGCACGGCGGCTTCTACGCCGAATACATAGGCCTCCCGGCAGATCGCGTCGCGCGCGTGCCGGATCAGCTCGATCAAAAAGTCGCCGGCGCGATGCCGTGCGTTGCGCTGACGGCGCACGCGGGGCTGCACTCCTTAAAGATGAAGCGCGGCGAGACGCTGCTCGTCTTCGGCGCCACCGGCGGCGTCGGGTCGCTGGCAGTTTGGCTCGCGGCGAAGACCATCGGCGCAATCGTGTCCGGAACCGCACGACCCGACGCGCAGGACTACCTTCGCGCGCTCGGGGGCACGCCGATCACGCAGGATGCGACGACCGTGTTCGACGCGATGCTCGCCACCGCGAACGGCTCCGATCTTCCGCCCCTCGCCTCGCGTCTGCGCCCGAACGCACCGATCGCATTCCCGAACGGCATCGAGCCGGCACCGAAAGTCGGCGGCCACCCGTCGGTGCCGTTCGATGGGGATATGTCGCACGAAGCCTTCGAGCGCTTGAACCGAGCGATCGGCACGCAGACGATTCCGCTGAAGACGGAAGAGTTTCCGCTCGATCGTGTGGTCGATGCGCACCGGCGAATCGAACAGGGTCACGTCGAAGGCAAGATCGTTTTGCGCATCCGCGAATAG
- a CDS encoding aldo/keto reductase produces MLATRNLGIDGLAVSDIGLGCMGMSFAYGPGERDDNESIRTIQRALELGCTFFDTAEAYGPYTNEELLGRALAGKRDQAVIATKFGFTFGRDGAVNGTDSRPEHVREAVEGSLRRLKTDRIDLLYQHRLDPNVPIQETIGAMAELVREGKVLYLGLSEVGEETIRRAQATHPIAALQSEYSLWERNLEPKIIPLLRHLAIGLVPFAPLRRGFLTGNVKRAEEYPEGDYRRGDPRYQGANFDANMRAASIVREVAARHDATPGQIALAWLLHKGPDVVPIPGTKHVRYLEENLGASQVHLSAEDMATLDASLTPEKISGPRYNERQAALINR; encoded by the coding sequence ATGTTAGCTACGCGTAACCTTGGCATCGACGGGCTGGCGGTTTCCGACATCGGGTTGGGCTGCATGGGCATGAGCTTTGCCTACGGCCCGGGCGAACGCGACGACAACGAGTCGATCCGCACGATCCAACGTGCGCTCGAGCTTGGGTGCACGTTCTTCGATACCGCTGAAGCCTACGGCCCGTACACCAACGAGGAGCTGCTCGGCCGCGCGCTGGCGGGCAAGCGCGACCAAGCGGTGATCGCGACGAAATTCGGGTTCACCTTTGGACGCGACGGCGCGGTAAACGGTACCGACAGCCGGCCCGAGCACGTGCGCGAAGCGGTCGAGGGATCGCTGCGCCGGCTGAAGACGGATCGCATCGATCTGCTCTATCAGCATCGCTTGGATCCGAACGTGCCGATCCAAGAAACGATCGGTGCGATGGCCGAACTCGTGCGCGAAGGAAAAGTGCTTTATCTCGGGCTCTCGGAAGTCGGCGAAGAGACGATTCGCCGGGCGCAGGCCACGCATCCGATCGCCGCGCTGCAGAGCGAATATTCGCTGTGGGAGCGCAATCTGGAGCCGAAGATCATTCCGCTGCTGCGTCACCTCGCCATCGGGCTGGTGCCCTTTGCACCGCTCCGGCGCGGGTTTTTGACCGGCAACGTGAAGCGCGCGGAGGAGTATCCCGAAGGCGATTATCGCCGCGGCGATCCGCGGTACCAAGGCGCGAATTTCGATGCGAACATGCGCGCCGCGTCGATCGTGCGCGAGGTGGCGGCGCGTCACGATGCCACGCCGGGACAGATCGCGCTCGCGTGGCTCTTGCACAAAGGGCCGGACGTCGTGCCGATCCCGGGCACCAAACACGTGCGCTACTTAGAGGAGAATCTCGGCGCATCGCAGGTGCATCTCAGCGCCGAAGACATGGCCACGCTCGACGCGTCGCTCACGCCGGAGAAAATTTCCGGTCCGCGTTATAACGAACGGCAGGCGGCGCTGATCAACCGATGA
- a CDS encoding patatin-like phospholipase family protein: MRALVLTGGGALGAYEAGVICGLAETGQHFDLVCGTSIGAINAAFYAQGLIEELEGLWKTIAGKNIVTLSPTAQRVMDFVSELEAVLKLNPALWAFHVLGLIKKYKAMGPLPELMAMLGALDRSPVTALLQPVLNFDNIRCSLVVTGTNVNLQTSESFFAFAAPAGGTPTAVDLQKAFLANAKSAHPITAENYLVAVEASGSLPFAFPPMSENLGSSTTYLYVDGGVANNSPIGLAINAGATDITVIFMTPASNAPLAAVPNVAVLGLACYTVMQQKILEDDMKLALMTNQAVAGRTAANDKLGLQGKVEVSLRQVRPVQPLALSVLGFNDQPAIDEAFELGRSDAKGVKTVWERA; encoded by the coding sequence GTGCGAGCTTTGGTGTTGACCGGCGGTGGCGCCCTCGGTGCCTACGAGGCCGGGGTCATTTGCGGTCTTGCCGAGACCGGTCAGCATTTCGACCTAGTTTGTGGCACCTCGATCGGTGCCATCAATGCGGCGTTCTACGCTCAGGGGCTCATCGAAGAACTCGAAGGGCTCTGGAAGACGATCGCGGGCAAGAACATTGTCACGCTTTCGCCCACAGCACAGCGGGTAATGGACTTCGTGAGCGAACTCGAGGCCGTCCTGAAGCTAAACCCAGCGCTCTGGGCATTCCACGTTCTCGGCCTGATTAAGAAGTACAAGGCAATGGGCCCGTTGCCCGAACTGATGGCGATGCTTGGAGCCCTCGACCGCTCCCCCGTGACAGCACTGCTGCAACCAGTTCTCAACTTCGACAACATCCGCTGTTCGCTCGTCGTCACCGGGACTAATGTGAATTTGCAAACATCGGAATCGTTCTTCGCGTTCGCGGCTCCCGCCGGTGGTACGCCTACCGCCGTCGACCTGCAAAAAGCATTTCTCGCGAACGCTAAATCAGCGCATCCGATTACAGCCGAAAACTACCTCGTCGCGGTCGAGGCCTCGGGTTCGCTGCCCTTTGCCTTTCCGCCAATGAGCGAGAACCTAGGTTCATCTACTACCTATCTCTACGTTGACGGAGGAGTCGCGAACAATTCGCCGATCGGGCTTGCGATCAATGCGGGCGCGACCGATATCACTGTAATTTTCATGACACCCGCGAGTAACGCGCCACTCGCCGCGGTCCCCAATGTTGCAGTGCTCGGTCTGGCTTGCTATACCGTCATGCAGCAAAAGATTCTTGAAGACGATATGAAGCTGGCGCTTATGACGAATCAGGCTGTTGCGGGGAGGACCGCCGCGAATGACAAGCTCGGGCTGCAAGGCAAAGTAGAAGTGAGCCTTCGGCAGGTACGGCCGGTACAGCCGTTGGCACTTTCCGTCCTGGGATTCAATGATCAACCCGCAATTGACGAAGCGTTTGAACTCGGCCGTTCCGATGCGAAAGGTGTCAAGACGGTTTGGGAACGCGCCTAA
- a CDS encoding FAD-binding oxidoreductase — protein sequence MLCRFEHRAYRTEAGSDSEKGEAQAMVNRRVFLQSAAAAALGTSALGLLGARRTIPWAELARRLRGKLVLPGDRWYAAYAQPNNLRYDAILPQAIAVCSDARDVSTSILFAREYGVPLVARSGGHSYAGYSTTPGLMIDLRTMNNVAFDESTGIATLGGGARNSNVYSAFRNRNLAITHGRCPSVGVAGLVLGGGIGFNMRAHGLTCDHLIATEIVTADGTTRAVHGNDELFWACRGAGGGNFGINTSFAFQTYEVGPLTVFDLTWKRQPERVFERLIGVLDRAPATLGSKVSAIAPDATTPDITIQLLGQYSGTPAQLREMLAPVYAIAEPEGIVKHDSYWAAQDVLAEPGRPAYWQERSRFFNAPFDHNANAVVFEWLRRYPRTAKSAAFKVFQTGAHVNDRGPHEMAFAHRFSSWLSSIELYWTQTTPPDALARNLAWLDAFYEAIVPLAKGGAYQNFIDPSLRDWQLAYHDGNFQRLRKIKTKYDPTNVFHFAEGIPPG from the coding sequence ATGCTCTGCCGCTTCGAGCACCGCGCGTACCGGACCGAAGCGGGCTCGGATTCCGAAAAAGGCGAAGCGCAGGCCATGGTGAATCGGCGGGTGTTTCTCCAGAGCGCCGCTGCCGCTGCGCTCGGCACTTCGGCGCTCGGGCTTCTGGGCGCGCGTCGCACCATTCCGTGGGCGGAGCTTGCGCGTCGTCTCCGGGGGAAGCTCGTACTTCCCGGGGACCGATGGTATGCGGCCTACGCGCAACCGAATAACCTGCGCTACGACGCGATTCTTCCGCAAGCGATTGCGGTGTGCAGCGACGCTCGCGACGTGAGCACGTCGATTCTCTTCGCGCGTGAATACGGGGTGCCGCTCGTCGCGCGGTCGGGCGGCCATTCGTACGCGGGATATTCGACGACGCCCGGGCTGATGATCGATCTGCGGACGATGAATAACGTTGCGTTCGACGAGTCGACCGGCATCGCCACGCTCGGCGGCGGCGCACGAAACTCGAATGTGTACTCGGCATTTCGCAATCGTAATCTTGCGATCACCCACGGACGCTGCCCGTCGGTCGGCGTGGCCGGCCTCGTGCTCGGCGGCGGCATCGGTTTCAATATGCGCGCGCATGGCCTGACCTGCGATCACCTGATTGCGACGGAAATCGTCACCGCCGACGGCACGACTCGCGCCGTGCACGGCAACGACGAATTGTTTTGGGCCTGCCGTGGCGCTGGCGGGGGAAATTTCGGGATCAACACGTCGTTCGCGTTTCAAACCTACGAGGTCGGACCGCTGACGGTCTTCGACTTGACGTGGAAACGGCAACCGGAGCGCGTCTTCGAACGACTGATCGGCGTCCTCGATCGTGCGCCGGCGACGCTCGGCTCGAAAGTATCGGCGATTGCACCCGACGCAACGACGCCCGATATTACGATCCAACTGCTCGGGCAATATTCGGGCACGCCGGCGCAACTGCGCGAGATGCTCGCGCCGGTGTACGCGATCGCCGAACCCGAGGGCATCGTCAAGCACGATTCCTATTGGGCCGCGCAAGACGTGCTCGCCGAACCGGGCCGTCCGGCGTACTGGCAGGAGCGCTCGCGCTTCTTCAATGCGCCGTTCGATCACAACGCTAATGCGGTTGTGTTCGAGTGGCTTCGGCGCTATCCGCGCACGGCAAAAAGCGCGGCGTTCAAGGTGTTTCAAACCGGCGCGCATGTGAACGATCGCGGACCGCACGAGATGGCGTTTGCCCATCGCTTCAGCTCGTGGCTGAGTTCGATCGAGCTGTATTGGACCCAGACGACGCCACCCGACGCGCTCGCGCGCAATCTGGCCTGGCTCGACGCGTTTTACGAGGCGATCGTTCCGCTCGCCAAGGGCGGCGCCTACCAGAACTTCATCGATCCGTCACTGCGCGATTGGCAGCTTGCCTACCACGACGGGAACTTTCAACGCCTACGCAAGATCAAGACGAAATACGACCCCACGAACGTCTTTCATTTCGCGGAAGGCATCCCGCCGGGTTGA
- the mraZ gene encoding division/cell wall cluster transcriptional repressor MraZ: MHAELPRFTGSVEHALDEKGRLIVPARFRERLGAGFVITIAQPEPCLALYPSVTWAEFCTRLEEAPRKDERFRRIVRNIFAHTEEVACDAQGRLLIPAAQRGYASIDRDVVSIGALTRVEIWAKEQYSAHAAPEGEVADFMADLGLF, translated from the coding sequence TTGCACGCGGAGCTGCCGCGCTTTACGGGTTCGGTGGAGCATGCCCTCGATGAGAAGGGGCGCCTCATCGTCCCCGCGCGCTTTCGGGAACGGCTTGGAGCGGGCTTCGTCATCACGATTGCCCAGCCCGAGCCATGCCTCGCGCTCTACCCCAGCGTCACCTGGGCCGAGTTCTGCACGCGCCTGGAGGAGGCTCCGCGCAAGGATGAGCGCTTCCGCCGCATCGTGCGCAACATCTTCGCACATACAGAGGAAGTGGCGTGCGATGCGCAAGGGCGCCTGCTGATCCCAGCCGCACAGCGCGGCTACGCGTCGATCGATCGCGACGTCGTCTCCATCGGCGCGCTCACCCGCGTCGAGATCTGGGCGAAAGAACAATATTCCGCGCACGCCGCGCCGGAGGGCGAGGTCGCCGATTTCATGGCCGACCTCGGGCTCTTCTGA
- a CDS encoding penicillin-binding protein 2 — protein MARTVLHNRAFARIAPMRAKLFFYLCLAMAGYLGIRLYLVQVIDGPKLAREALAQDSNTVEVFARRGFIADRNGTVLVRSLPSESVYAVPRDLTDPDATVAKLEAIFGKLDPSIVADLHDKSLWFVWIARKIPVELAQRVRAANLGGGVQLKEEVTGKRIDMVGDMLSTILGFVGTDENGLDGLEYEFDSLLRGQSGQVTLETDDFGRPIPFGHEHVITPAQPGLSLELTVDSYLQFVTEEALDQEVAKSHAKDGTAIVMDPWTGEILAMANIPHFDPNHFWKYPARDYEDRAVVDTYEPGSTYKLVTAAAALTSGRVTLQTRFPARDAITIDGHTIHNADDDMPITGDTETLGEIVEYSHNVGAAEVGLATGAQNFYSMERKAGFGSPTDIELPGESPGIVPSPDQWSELSLPTMSFGQGVSVTPIAMARYYCAIANGGLLMRPRIVRAIEDQRGKIIYQYPPEVEHRVFSEKIAAELRAMLRSVVTHGTGRFVAQIPGYTTAGKTGTAQMVVDGQYAPGHYAASFIGMIPYQHPRYVIYVKIEDPQGMYYGSEIAGPVFARIAREAMLHAGVLP, from the coding sequence GTGGCGCGCACGGTGCTCCACAACCGGGCCTTCGCGCGTATCGCTCCGATGCGCGCGAAGCTGTTTTTCTATCTCTGTCTCGCGATGGCGGGTTACCTCGGCATCCGTCTCTATCTCGTACAAGTCATCGACGGACCCAAGCTCGCTCGCGAAGCGCTCGCGCAAGACTCCAACACGGTCGAAGTCTTCGCGCGCCGCGGTTTCATTGCCGATCGAAACGGCACGGTGCTGGTGCGCTCTCTCCCCTCCGAGAGCGTCTACGCCGTGCCGCGCGACCTCACCGATCCCGACGCCACCGTTGCCAAGCTCGAAGCGATCTTCGGCAAACTCGATCCCTCGATCGTCGCCGACCTGCACGATAAATCGCTTTGGTTCGTGTGGATCGCGCGCAAGATTCCGGTCGAGCTGGCGCAGCGGGTCCGCGCGGCAAATCTCGGCGGCGGCGTTCAGCTCAAAGAAGAAGTCACCGGCAAGCGCATCGACATGGTCGGCGACATGCTCTCCACCATTCTCGGCTTCGTCGGCACCGACGAGAACGGCCTCGACGGCCTCGAATACGAATTCGATTCGCTCTTGCGCGGACAGTCCGGGCAGGTCACGCTCGAAACCGACGATTTCGGCCGGCCGATTCCCTTCGGTCACGAGCACGTGATCACGCCGGCGCAGCCCGGTCTCTCCCTTGAACTCACCGTCGACTCGTACTTGCAGTTCGTCACCGAAGAAGCGCTCGATCAAGAAGTCGCGAAGTCGCACGCGAAGGACGGTACCGCGATCGTGATGGATCCGTGGACCGGCGAGATCTTGGCGATGGCCAACATCCCGCACTTCGATCCGAACCATTTCTGGAAGTACCCGGCGCGCGATTACGAAGACCGCGCCGTCGTCGACACCTACGAGCCGGGCTCCACCTACAAGCTGGTCACCGCGGCGGCGGCGCTCACCTCGGGCCGCGTCACCCTGCAGACGCGCTTCCCGGCCCGCGACGCCATCACCATCGACGGCCACACGATCCACAACGCCGACGACGACATGCCGATAACCGGCGACACCGAAACGTTGGGCGAGATCGTCGAGTATTCCCACAACGTGGGCGCGGCCGAAGTGGGCCTCGCGACCGGAGCACAGAACTTCTATAGTATGGAACGCAAGGCGGGATTCGGCTCGCCGACCGATATCGAACTCCCAGGTGAGAGCCCCGGCATCGTCCCCTCGCCCGATCAGTGGAGCGAACTCTCGCTGCCCACGATGTCGTTCGGCCAAGGCGTTTCGGTCACGCCGATCGCAATGGCGCGTTACTACTGCGCGATCGCGAACGGCGGCTTGCTGATGCGCCCGCGCATCGTGCGTGCCATCGAAGATCAGCGGGGCAAGATCATCTACCAATATCCGCCCGAGGTCGAACACCGCGTCTTCTCCGAAAAGATCGCCGCCGAGCTGCGCGCGATGCTGCGTTCGGTCGTCACCCACGGAACCGGCCGTTTCGTCGCGCAGATTCCCGGCTACACCACCGCCGGCAAGACCGGCACCGCGCAGATGGTCGTCGATGGGCAATACGCGCCCGGTCACTACGCCGCATCGTTCATCGGCATGATTCCCTACCAGCATCCGCGTTACGTCATCTACGTCAAGATCGAAGATCCGCAGGGCATGTACTACGGCAGCGAGATCGCGGGCCCGGTCTTCGCACGGATCGCGCGCGAAGCGATGCTGCACGCGGGTGTCTTGCCATGA
- the rsmH gene encoding 16S rRNA (cytosine(1402)-N(4))-methyltransferase RsmH: MSHVSVLLDAAIDYLAIRPDGTYVDATFGAGGHSRAILSRLQTGRLIALDADPDAIARAHTITHPSFTFVHANFSELRRVLADCGVAQIDGVLFDLGVSSMQLDNAQRGFSFRESAPLDMRMNPYEGRSAYDVLATASERELADIFFNYGEERAARRIAHALVERRSAGRLPKTTLEFAQFVAGVMRRPGKRERIHPATRVFQALRIAVNDELGALREGLAGAIDSLRDAGRIVVISFHSLEDRIVKQTFRDDERLEVLTRKPLVPDEHETAENPRARSAKLRAAQRKAS, from the coding sequence ATGAGTCACGTCTCGGTCTTGCTCGATGCGGCGATCGATTATTTGGCGATCCGGCCGGATGGGACGTACGTCGATGCGACCTTCGGTGCGGGTGGGCACTCGCGAGCGATCCTCTCGCGTTTGCAGACCGGCCGATTGATCGCGCTCGATGCCGATCCGGACGCGATTGCGCGAGCGCACACCATCACGCATCCATCGTTTACCTTCGTCCATGCGAATTTCTCGGAACTTCGTCGCGTCTTGGCCGACTGCGGGGTGGCGCAGATCGACGGAGTGCTCTTCGATTTGGGAGTTTCGTCGATGCAGCTCGATAATGCGCAGCGCGGCTTCTCGTTTCGTGAGTCGGCGCCGCTCGATATGCGAATGAATCCGTACGAAGGCCGCAGCGCCTACGACGTCCTCGCTACCGCCAGCGAACGCGAACTCGCCGACATCTTCTTCAACTACGGCGAAGAGCGCGCGGCGCGCCGCATCGCGCACGCGCTCGTCGAACGGCGCAGCGCCGGCCGCCTGCCGAAAACCACCCTCGAATTCGCACAGTTCGTGGCGGGCGTGATGCGCCGGCCTGGGAAGAGGGAGCGCATCCATCCCGCCACGCGCGTCTTCCAAGCGCTGCGCATCGCGGTCAACGACGAACTCGGCGCGCTGCGCGAGGGTCTGGCCGGCGCGATCGACTCGCTGCGCGACGCCGGTCGCATCGTCGTCATCAGCTTCCACTCGCTCGAGGATCGCATCGTGAAGCAAACCTTTCGCGACGACGAGCGCCTCGAGGTTCTCACGCGCAAGCCGCTCGTGCCCGATGAGCACGAGACGGCCGAGAATCCCCGCGCCCGCAGCGCCAAGCTGCGCGCCGCCCAACGGAAAGCAAGCTAA
- a CDS encoding PH domain-containing protein — protein sequence MGYIDNTLLPGEEVVYQAKLHPIIAVPAGVVVLLGIIIAMTWSQILGLLVGIVGVGMGTIALIRYNSSEFAVTNRRVVIKVGALGSRLLELELNRIEGIDVEQTAFGRLFDYGTIGVRGIGGTEESFPAIAAPLEFRKHVQEMLPN from the coding sequence GTGGGCTACATCGACAACACTCTGCTCCCCGGCGAAGAGGTCGTGTATCAAGCGAAGCTGCATCCAATCATCGCTGTGCCCGCTGGAGTCGTGGTGCTGTTGGGAATCATCATCGCGATGACGTGGTCCCAAATCCTTGGGCTGCTCGTCGGCATCGTCGGCGTTGGGATGGGCACGATTGCCCTCATTCGGTACAACTCGTCCGAATTTGCGGTCACGAACCGTCGCGTCGTTATCAAGGTTGGGGCACTTGGCAGCAGATTGCTCGAACTCGAGCTGAACCGGATCGAGGGTATCGACGTCGAGCAGACGGCATTTGGCCGCCTCTTCGACTACGGCACGATTGGCGTGCGGGGAATCGGCGGCACGGAGGAGAGCTTCCCCGCGATCGCGGCGCCGCTCGAATTTCGCAAGCACGTGCAAGAAATGCTCCCGAACTAA
- the msrA gene encoding peptide-methionine (S)-S-oxide reductase MsrA codes for MTSSTERAVLAGGCFWGMQELLRTYPGVISTRVGYTGGEVPNATYRNHGNHAEAIEIVFDPAQISYRQLLEFFFQIHDPTTLNRQGNDRGTSYRSAIYYTTDEQRRIAEQTIADVDASGLWPGKVVTEVAPAGPFWEAEPEHQDYLQKIPNGYTCHFVRKDWKLPHSSAVR; via the coding sequence ATGACATCATCTACCGAGCGCGCAGTTCTGGCCGGCGGCTGCTTCTGGGGCATGCAGGAGCTGCTGCGCACGTACCCCGGCGTCATCTCGACACGCGTGGGCTATACCGGCGGCGAGGTGCCGAACGCGACCTATCGCAATCACGGCAACCACGCGGAGGCGATCGAGATCGTTTTCGATCCGGCGCAAATCAGCTACCGGCAATTGCTCGAGTTCTTCTTTCAAATCCACGACCCGACGACGCTCAATCGCCAGGGCAACGATCGCGGCACGAGCTATCGCTCGGCGATCTACTACACCACCGACGAACAACGCCGCATCGCCGAGCAGACGATTGCCGACGTCGACGCGTCAGGACTGTGGCCCGGCAAGGTCGTAACCGAAGTCGCGCCGGCGGGCCCGTTCTGGGAAGCCGAGCCCGAGCATCAGGATTACCTCCAGAAAATTCCGAACGGTTATACCTGCCACTTTGTCCGCAAGGACTGGAAGCTTCCGCATAGCAGCGCGGTGCGCTAG
- a CDS encoding ATP-dependent Clp protease proteolytic subunit gives MSYLVPTVVENTARGERAFDIYSRLLKDRIVFISGEITDQLASLAVAQLLFLEKEDPDKDVDLYINSPGGSVTAALGIYDTMQFIKPAVATICVGFAASMASVLLTGGAPGKRAALPYSKILIHQPSIGQIGGQATDIELHARELVATRKTLADIYAKTTGKAEEQILRDLDRDFFMTPGQARDYGIVDEVLEANGRAESA, from the coding sequence ATGAGTTACCTCGTGCCGACCGTCGTCGAGAACACCGCGCGCGGCGAGCGCGCCTTCGACATCTACTCGCGCCTCCTCAAAGACCGCATCGTCTTCATCAGCGGCGAGATCACGGATCAGCTCGCTAGCCTTGCCGTCGCGCAGCTGCTCTTCCTCGAGAAAGAAGATCCCGACAAAGACGTCGATCTCTACATCAACAGCCCCGGCGGCAGCGTCACCGCGGCGCTTGGGATTTACGATACGATGCAGTTCATCAAGCCGGCGGTCGCGACGATCTGCGTGGGGTTTGCGGCCTCGATGGCCTCGGTGCTCTTGACCGGCGGCGCGCCGGGCAAACGCGCGGCGCTGCCCTACAGCAAGATCCTCATCCACCAGCCGTCGATCGGGCAGATCGGCGGCCAAGCCACCGACATCGAATTGCACGCGCGCGAACTCGTCGCCACGCGCAAGACGCTCGCCGACATCTACGCGAAAACGACGGGAAAAGCCGAAGAGCAAATCTTGCGCGACCTCGATCGCGATTTCTTCATGACGCCCGGGCAGGCACGCGACTACGGCATCGTCGACGAGGTTCTCGAAGCCAACGGCCGCGCGGAGAGCGCGTAG